From Vigna unguiculata cultivar IT97K-499-35 chromosome 5, ASM411807v1, whole genome shotgun sequence, the proteins below share one genomic window:
- the LOC114183655 gene encoding kunitz-type trypsin inhibitor KTI1-like, whose amino-acid sequence MKFSTLFSLFLLCVFTSYLPSANADLVDTDGNPLRNGGKYFIRPVIITGNGGGVQFAATGNETCPLSVIQLPSPFSNGLPVQISSPIKFLFIKENFNLDIGFTFVPPCAPTPSKWTVVRGEGDRHPVKLNGYDNTVAGWFKIKSVPVEIGGYNLLFCPENGYCGYVGVDIDSSRNRVLVVAQDENAAMWIQFQRVYGSSETAITQATA is encoded by the coding sequence ATGAAGTTTTCGACCTTGTTCTCTCTCTTTCTGCTTTGTGTCTTCACCTCGTACCTTCCTTCAGCCAACGCTGATCTGGTCGACACTGATGGTAATCCTCTTCGAAATGGTGGCAAATACTTTATAAGGCCAGTTATAATAACCGGAAATGGTGGTGGAGTACAATTCGCAGCAACCGGAAACGAAACTTGCCCTTTATCTGTTATCCAGCTTCCTAGTCCTTTCTCTAACGGCCTACCGGTACAAATTTCATCTCCAATCAAATTccttttcataaaagaaaactttaatttGGACATTGGGTTCACTTTTGTACCTCCGTGTGCTCCCACTCCATCTAAGTGGACTGTTGTGAGGGGTGAGGGAGATCGTCACCCTGTTAAACTTAATGGGTACGACAACACAGTAGCcggttggtttaaaattaagagCGTTCCGGTTGAAATTGGAGGCTACAACCTCTTGTTCTGTCCTGAGAATGGTTATTGTGGCTATGTTGGAGTTGATATTGATTCTAGTAGAAACAGGGTTTTGGTGGTGGCTCAGGATGAGAACGCTGCCATGTGGATCCAGTTTCAGAGAGTTTACGGATCATCTGAAACTGCAATTACACAAGCAACTGCGTGA